A single window of Nicotiana sylvestris chromosome 3, ASM39365v2, whole genome shotgun sequence DNA harbors:
- the LOC104218336 gene encoding mitogen-activated protein kinase kinase 3: protein MAGLEELKKKLVPLFDAEKGFSPASTSDPFDSYSLSDGGTVNLLSQSYGVYNINELGLQKCTSWPVDDADHGEKTYKCASHEMRVFGAIGSGASSVVQRAIHIPTHRIIALKKINIFEKEKRQQLLTEIRTLCEAPCCQGLVEFYGAFYTPDSGQISIALEYMDGGSLADIIKVRKSIPEAILSPMVQKLLNGLSYLHGVRHLVHRDIKPANLLVNLKGEPKITDFGISAGLESSIAMCATFVGTVTYMSPERIRNENYSYPADIWSLGLALFECGTGEFPYTANEGPVNLMLQILDDPSPSLSGHEFSPEFCSFIDACLKKNPDDRLTAEQLLSHPFITKYTDSAVDLGAFVRSIFDPTQRMKDLADMLTIHYYLLFDGSDEFWQHTKTLYNECSTFSFGGKESIGPSNIFSTMSNIRKTLAGEWPPEKLVHVVEKVQCRTHGQDGVAIRVSGSFIVGNQFLICGDGMQVEGLPNLKDLSIDIPSKRMGTFHEQFIVEQANIIGRYFITKQELFITQ, encoded by the exons ATGGCTGGGTTGGAGGAATTGAAGAAGAAGCTTGTGCCTTTGTTTGATGCTGAGAAGGGTTTCTCCCCTGCCTCTACATCGGATCCTTTTGATTCCTACTCT CTCTCCGATGGTGGCACTGTGAATTTGTTGAGTCAATCATACGGTGTATACAACATCAATGAGCTGGGACTTCAAAAGTGTACTTCATGGCCTGTTGATGACGCTGATCATGGTGAAAAGACATATAAATGTGCTTCCCATGAGATGAGGGTTTTTGGAGCCATAGGTAGCGGTGCCAGTAGTGTTGTTCAGAGAGCTATCCACATTCCAACTCACAGGATTATTGCTTTGAAAAAGATTAATATTTTTGAGAAG GAGAAAAGGCAACAACTGCTTACTGAAATAAGGACATTGTGTGAGGCACCATGCTGCCAAGGTCTTGTTGAGTTCTATGGAGCGTTTTATACTCCAGATTCTGGGCAAATAAGCATAGCTCTAGAGTATATGGATGGCGGTTCTCTTGCAGATATCATAAAAGTGAGGAAGAGCATTCCAGAAGCTATCCTTTCTCCAATGGTTCAAAAGCTCTTGAAT GGTCTCAGTTATTTGCACGGAGTTCGACATTTAGTTCACAGAGACATAAAGCCGGCAAATCTGCTTGTCAATCTCAAGGGGGAGCCAAAAATAACAGATTTTGGCATTAGTGCTGGCTTAGAAAGCTCTATTGCTATG tgTGCTACTTTCGTTGGAACGGTAACTTACATGTCGCCGGAACGAATACGAAATGAGAATTACTCTTACCCAGCTGACATTTGGAGCCTTGGGCTTGCACTGTTTGAGTGTGGTACAGGTGAATTTCCATATACAGCTAATGAAGGACCTGTCAATCTCATGTTGCAG ATCCTAGATGATCCGTCTCCTTCACTGTCAGGACACGAATTTTCACCAGAATTCTGCTCATTCATTGATGCTTGCCTCAAAAAAAATCCTGATGACAGGCTGACGGCAGAGCAG CTTCTTTCACATCCATTTATTACCAAGTATACTGATTCTGCAGTGGATTTGGGTGCTTTTGTCAGAAGCATTTTTGATCCTACACAGAGGATGAAAGATCTGGCAGAT ATGCTGACAATACATTACTATTTGCTGTTTGATGGATCCGATGAATTTTGGCAGCATACCAAGACATTATATAATGAATGCTCCACATTCAG CTTTGGCGGGAAAGAATCCATTGGTCCCAGCAATATCTTTTCAACCATGTCCAATATACGGAAGACATTAGCTGGTGAATGGCCTCCAGAAAAGCTTGTGCATGTTGtggagaaagttcaatgccgtACTCATGGTCAAGATGGAGTTGCAATTCGTGTTTCTGGATCTTTTATAGTTGGGAACCAATTCCTCATTTGTGGAGATGGTATGCAAGTTGAGGGTCTGCCAAATTTGAAAGATCTCTCTATCGATATACCCAGCAAACGGATGGGGACTTTTCACGAGCAATTTATTGTAGAGCAGGCGAACATCATTGGCCGTTATTTCATAACTAAGCAAGAACTTTTCATTACTCAATAG